GGGTATATTGCTCCAACATTAGCAGTAGGTCAGGCCTTTTATGTGGTACATTCAGCAATCCTGGCTTTCTAAATTTCACCAACGTTCGGATAGTAGATGATACCTGATAAATTAATTGACTAATCGTTATTGCATCTCCATGTTTGTATGCATTACTTCTCTTCCATAATTCCCATACAATGATAGAAGGCAATGCTTGGAAGACATGTTGTAACCTTGGGATTACTGCCAATGTCCAGCACTTCACCACTGTGTGATGTAGTGTTAATCCCTCCGTGGATGTACCTGCGTGTGTTAAGAAATATGACCATACCTTTCTAGCTGCAATGGATGTAAAGAACAGGTGGTTCAGTGTCTCCTCATCTGGTTCAGTGCAACACCAACATTCTGATGGCATGAAGCATCCTAATCTCCTCATAAAATCATCCAGTGGTAGTTTTGCCCTCCATACTTTCCACATAAAAAAGGAAACCTTGAAAGGTCATCCCTTTACCCACATTATCTTGTATGAATTCATAGGTTCCTTCCTCCTCCTTAAGTAATCCCAAGCAGATTTGACAGAGAAATCACCTCTTGTTTCTAACATCCAATATGACTTATCAAGTACATCATGCACTACTGGAGGTTTTATATTATCTGTAATGTGCAGTGCAAATTTCTCAGGCAATATCTCCATTATTTTCTCCTCATTCCATTCTCCATCGTCAACCACATCATATACATTATGTATTGATTCATCACACACAAACTGTGGAGGTGTTATGAAGTATAAAGCACCCAACCCCATCCAGTTCTCAAACCAAAAGATGGAAGATCCCATTATTGGTTGCCATAAGATTTGATGTTCGATTAGGTCCCCACATTCCAACATTTTCCTCCATATAAGTGAACCATGCTTCCAAGGAACTATTATGGAATTCAGGTTTTTGCAGTACTTTTGGCTCATAAAGAAACTCCATAAACTAGGTTTTGTCCTAATGTTCTACCATGGTTTATAGAAAAGTGCTTTCAAGACATCATGTAGGGATCTAAATCCAACTCCTCCTTTAtcacaaggtaaacacagtgagTCCCAAGAATCCCACTGCTTGCTTTTACACCCAATAATGCTTTTCCAAAAGAACTGGGCAAACATTTTATGCAGCTTATTGATGACATATGAAGGAGGATTTACTGCTAATAGGAGATGTATAGGCATACTCTGGAGAACATGAGAGATCAAGACAGATCTGCCCCCTATTGAAAGCAGTTTCCCTTTCCAGGATTGTAGTTTGTTCAGAACTTTGTTTAGAAGCCCTAGATAGTGATCCAACCTTCTCCTATAGTAAAAGATAGGACAACCAAGGTATGTGAAAGGAAAATCCTATCTGCCAATCCCAGTAAGTGTTTGTACTTTATTGATCACTTTAGTGCTCGTTGAATGGTGCATATATATGACTGATTTGGTTTTGTTCACTAACTGTCCATATGCCAATTCATATGTATGTAAGACTTCCATCACCAACTGTAAAGATGTTGCGTCAGAGGAGGATAAGATAATAGTGTCGTCTACATATGATAAGTGATTAATTTTAGGACTTCATTTAGGCAATCCAAAACCACAAAAATACAGATTCAAGTGGAGATCATTGAGGCCCCTAGTAAAAGCTTTCGTCGCTATAATAAAGAGTGATTGTGAAAAAAGGTCACCTTGTTTCACACCCCTTGTTGATTTGAAGAAGCCAAATGGTTGGCCACTGATGAGGACCGAATACCAATTGTTTGAAACAATTCCAAACACCAATCCAATCAATCTTTCACAAAATTCCATCTTCCTTAGCACCCTCGTTAAGAACAACCATGACAATCTATCGTAAGCTTTTGACATATCCAATTTAATCACTACATTAGGTCCAACTTTGGTTCTTAATCCAATGTCCGTGATTATCTCTTGGGTTAAGAGAACATTTTCGACAATACTCATTTCCTTCACAAATCCAGATTGTTCATCTGAAATAAGGTTAGGTAACATGCCAACCAATCTCTCATGGAAACCCTTGAGAACACTTTGTTGATAAAATTGCTAAGGCTTGTCGGCCTCATATCAGAAAATGTAGTCACCTCATTTTTCTTAGGTAGTAGCACCAAATTTGTATGAGTAACAAATTTTGGTAAATCTTGCCCATTGAAGAAGGCTCGTACCATATCAAATACATCGTCACCTATTATTCCCCAATAAGATTGGAAAAAACATCATGTGAAACCATCTGGACCTCCTGCGCTATCCCCATTTAGACCAAAGGCTGCT
The nucleotide sequence above comes from Nicotiana tabacum cultivar K326 chromosome 12, ASM71507v2, whole genome shotgun sequence. Encoded proteins:
- the LOC142167211 gene encoding uncharacterized protein LOC142167211; this encodes MVGEVQNQELMAQPTRDEVKQAAFGLNGDSAGGPDDEQSGFVKEMSIVENVLLTQEIITDIGLRTKVGPNVVIKLDMSKAYDRLSWLFLTRVLRKMEFCERLIGLVFGIVSNNWYSVLISGQPFGFFKSTRGVKQDDTIILSSSDATSLQLVMEVLHTYELAYGQRRLDHYLGLLNKVLNKLQSWKGKLLSIGGRSVLISHVLQSMPIHLLLAVNPPSYVINKLHKMFAQFFWKSIIGCKSKQWDSWDSLCLPCDKGGVGFRSLHDVLKALFYKPW